From a region of the Methylomonas rapida genome:
- a CDS encoding phage protein Gp36 family protein: MPFATRADLLARTNARRLAQLAVPADMVMPPEAALRVAINGGSLAVYSADEQTALAGALDAIDKALADADQVLISAGVPDGTQTSLLARMASTIALFYLQGAERMTAEVQRAYDGVMDMLKMFKRGELDLVPAPPPGPLDPVVSDDLVQFESSTRRYGSATTVIEDW, translated from the coding sequence ATGCCCTTCGCTACCCGCGCCGATCTGTTGGCCCGTACCAACGCCCGCCGCCTCGCGCAACTGGCAGTGCCGGCCGACATGGTGATGCCTCCGGAAGCCGCGCTGCGCGTCGCCATTAACGGCGGCAGTTTGGCCGTCTACAGCGCTGACGAGCAAACCGCACTGGCCGGTGCGCTGGATGCGATCGACAAAGCCTTGGCTGATGCCGACCAGGTATTGATCAGCGCCGGCGTTCCGGACGGTACCCAAACCAGTCTGCTGGCGCGGATGGCGTCGACTATCGCCCTGTTTTATTTGCAAGGCGCGGAGCGGATGACCGCCGAAGTGCAACGGGCTTACGACGGCGTCATGGACATGCTCAAGATGTTCAAGCGCGGCGAGCTGGACTTGGTGCCCGCACCGCCACCCGGCCCGCTGGACCCGGTCGTATCCGATGACCTGGTGCAGTTCGAGAGTTCAACCCGGCGTTATGGCAGCGCGACAACTGTAATCGAGGACTGGTAA
- a CDS encoding Mu-like prophage major head subunit gpT family protein translates to MLTQAQIDALKTTLQANFDKGLVNTPSNWKMIARLMKSTSKSSTYAWLTKWPSFRKWVGARLHKAIAEKAYTVTNDKYEATIDVQRTDVEDDDFGHYATVAYGHGEAAARLMDEIIFSALLAGWSTNCYDDQFFFDTDHPVYPNTDGTGTPVSTSNIQAGAGAPWYLFAPNAPALILQERVPAKLESQTDGNSSTNVFENDVFSFGGRWRGAAAYGFWQCCYGSKATLDATNFADLYNRMLSQVGDGGIKLGTVPTLLVCGPTNRVAAENLLLRDRLATGETNINYKKVDLLVTPWVA, encoded by the coding sequence ATGCTGACACAAGCGCAAATCGACGCACTCAAAACCACGCTGCAGGCCAATTTCGATAAAGGTCTGGTCAATACCCCGAGCAATTGGAAGATGATTGCCCGGTTGATGAAGTCCACCAGCAAAAGCTCGACCTATGCCTGGTTGACCAAATGGCCGTCTTTCCGCAAATGGGTCGGCGCGCGGTTGCATAAAGCCATTGCAGAAAAAGCCTACACCGTCACCAATGACAAGTACGAGGCCACCATCGATGTGCAGCGTACCGACGTGGAAGACGACGACTTCGGCCATTACGCCACCGTGGCTTATGGTCACGGCGAAGCCGCCGCGCGCTTGATGGATGAGATCATCTTTTCCGCGCTGCTGGCCGGCTGGTCTACCAACTGTTACGACGACCAGTTTTTCTTTGACACGGATCACCCGGTTTATCCCAACACCGACGGTACTGGCACGCCGGTCTCTACGTCCAACATTCAGGCCGGTGCCGGTGCGCCGTGGTACCTGTTTGCGCCCAATGCGCCTGCCTTGATCCTGCAAGAACGCGTGCCGGCCAAGCTGGAATCGCAAACCGATGGCAATAGCTCGACCAACGTGTTCGAAAACGACGTGTTTTCGTTTGGCGGCCGGTGGCGCGGTGCGGCGGCCTATGGCTTTTGGCAATGCTGTTACGGCAGTAAGGCCACCTTGGACGCCACCAACTTTGCCGACCTGTATAACCGCATGCTGAGCCAGGTGGGCGATGGCGGCATCAAGTTGGGCACGGTGCCGACTTTGCTGGTCTGCGGCCCGACTAACCGCGTGGCGGCGGAAAACCTGTTGTTGCGTGATCGTCTGGCGACGGGCGAAACCAACATCAACTACAAAAAGGTTGATTTGCTGGTAACCCCTTGGGTTGCGTAA
- a CDS encoding phage protease: MSKPAVKVASLAFEIAAAGTVPTEAHLLPVGPFRAADGRPEDCEAWQLDAEIAANVIQRLRDRKNDTLIDYEHQSLRSEWNGQPVIAAGWFHDMAWRDGKGLYAVGVDWTTTAQQRITDKEYRYISAVFYYYSATGEVLDVISVALTNTPAIDGLDGLDDDDGMAALSKRFSLPNLNPETSDMPRPEEELAALRVTHAQTETSLAALTAERDTLKTQLAALTTERDTLTTELAALNKQISDANAAAEAQKKTDLITAALTDGRMAPALKPWAEKQSLAALTEFLETSGPLPITQRQASDGHTTGTAALTAEQKAIAEKMGVTEEEFLAAQKKHAR; the protein is encoded by the coding sequence ATGTCCAAACCCGCTGTCAAAGTCGCATCCCTTGCGTTTGAAATTGCCGCTGCCGGCACCGTGCCAACCGAAGCGCATTTGCTGCCGGTCGGTCCGTTTCGCGCCGCCGATGGTCGTCCGGAAGACTGCGAGGCCTGGCAGTTGGACGCCGAGATTGCCGCAAATGTGATTCAACGCCTGCGCGACCGCAAAAACGACACTCTGATCGATTACGAACACCAATCCCTGCGTTCCGAGTGGAACGGTCAGCCGGTGATTGCCGCCGGTTGGTTTCACGACATGGCGTGGCGCGATGGCAAAGGCCTGTACGCTGTGGGTGTGGATTGGACCACGACCGCCCAGCAGCGCATCACCGACAAAGAGTATCGCTACATCAGCGCCGTTTTTTACTACTACAGCGCCACAGGTGAAGTGCTCGACGTGATTTCCGTCGCACTCACCAATACCCCCGCCATTGATGGCCTGGACGGCCTGGACGATGACGACGGCATGGCCGCCCTTTCGAAACGCTTTTCCTTACCCAATCTCAACCCGGAGACCTCCGACATGCCAAGACCCGAAGAAGAACTCGCCGCGCTGCGCGTGACGCATGCCCAAACCGAAACCTCGCTGGCGGCGTTGACTGCCGAGCGCGACACATTAAAAACCCAGCTGGCGGCATTGACAACCGAGCGCGACACATTAACCACCGAACTGGCCGCGCTGAACAAGCAAATCAGCGACGCCAATGCAGCGGCCGAAGCGCAGAAAAAAACCGACCTGATTACCGCCGCCTTGACCGATGGCCGCATGGCGCCGGCGCTGAAGCCTTGGGCGGAAAAACAAAGTTTGGCCGCCTTGACCGAGTTTTTGGAGACCAGCGGCCCGCTGCCCATTACCCAGCGCCAGGCCAGCGACGGCCACACCACCGGCACCGCTGCGCTCACCGCCGAGCAAAAGGCCATTGCGGAAAAAATGGGCGTGACGGAAGAAGAGTTCCTGGCCGCGCAGAAAAAACACGCCCGCTAA
- a CDS encoding regulatory protein GemA, translating into MSDLIKHYRQLVGIANSWAGKHLPGWDDDMHRQLLSRHGATGQNGRVSASTLNVPQLAAVLDDYAARGWPRRKTYQPAAAAKPNKVTPQIGMIVKLWGKLGQAGKVNNAGRPALLAFCARQTAHNVPDLDSLTPEERQAIIEALKAWMAR; encoded by the coding sequence ATGAGCGACCTCATAAAGCACTATCGGCAACTGGTCGGCATCGCCAACAGCTGGGCCGGTAAACACCTGCCGGGCTGGGATGACGACATGCATCGCCAACTGTTGTCCCGCCACGGCGCCACCGGTCAAAACGGCCGCGTCAGCGCCAGTACGCTCAATGTGCCGCAGCTAGCGGCAGTGTTGGACGACTACGCCGCGCGCGGCTGGCCACGGCGTAAAACCTACCAGCCGGCGGCGGCCGCCAAACCCAACAAAGTCACGCCGCAGATCGGCATGATCGTTAAACTATGGGGCAAGCTAGGCCAGGCCGGCAAAGTCAACAACGCCGGCCGCCCGGCGCTGCTGGCCTTTTGCGCCCGCCAAACCGCCCACAATGTCCCCGACCTGGATAGCCTGACGCCCGAAGAGCGCCAGGCCATTATCGAAGCCCTGAAAGCCTGGATGGCACGCTAA
- a CDS encoding host-nuclease inhibitor Gam family protein, with protein MAKKHKAPAASFVCQSKEQTQIAIKLLGDTQRELIRIETEVNDEIAAITASRKDQIEALKSRVDSLVTGIQTWCEANRAELCKDGGKTANLITGEVSWRQRPPSVSIRAVDKVLETLKALKLERFIRTKEEPNKEAMLADPKTVQGIAGITINSGVEDFAVVPFEQEVA; from the coding sequence ATGGCCAAGAAACACAAAGCCCCGGCAGCCAGTTTTGTCTGTCAAAGCAAAGAACAAACCCAGATCGCTATCAAATTGTTGGGCGACACCCAGCGCGAATTGATCCGCATCGAAACCGAAGTGAACGACGAGATCGCCGCCATCACCGCCAGCCGCAAAGACCAGATCGAGGCCTTGAAAAGCCGTGTCGATAGCCTGGTGACCGGTATTCAGACCTGGTGCGAAGCCAACCGGGCCGAACTGTGCAAAGACGGCGGCAAAACCGCCAATCTGATCACCGGCGAAGTCAGCTGGCGTCAGCGGCCGCCCAGTGTCAGCATCCGTGCGGTGGACAAGGTGCTGGAAACCCTGAAGGCGCTCAAGCTGGAGCGTTTCATCCGCACCAAGGAAGAACCCAACAAGGAAGCCATGCTGGCCGACCCCAAAACCGTGCAAGGCATTGCCGGCATCACCATCAACAGCGGCGTGGAAGATTTTGCCGTTGTGCCGTTCGAGCAGGAGGTGGCGTAA
- a CDS encoding DUF551 domain-containing protein produces MIVMEGIEWLDVNESLPDDEMTVLLYHPTLNEPVWLGYFFQHFFYDVQGNQHPNGAVTHWADMPAGPKQEIDL; encoded by the coding sequence ATGATCGTAATGGAAGGCATCGAATGGCTGGACGTGAATGAGTCGTTACCCGACGACGAAATGACCGTGTTGCTGTACCACCCCACGCTGAATGAGCCCGTCTGGCTGGGTTATTTCTTTCAGCATTTTTTCTACGACGTACAAGGCAACCAGCACCCCAACGGTGCGGTCACTCACTGGGCAGACATGCCCGCCGGACCCAAGCAGGAGATAGACCTATGA
- a CDS encoding AAA family ATPase, with translation MSTYPEHYTPDDIGQIEQIKVWLSEREYKQAALARLARVSASTLSQILGGSYATSPSKMLVNVANAMKHADDTASDALAPVETSVFRLAQTACQMARRYRNFAVLSAFVGTGKTFAVKHYQRTTPNTYLIEATPTMTVQSLIKLMARTVAGYEGKGSIDDKFQAVISSLQNTDSLLIVDEADTLTPHVLHTLRRLRDLANIGIVLAGTEHLTGLIRPAHGQFDQIRSRTGFWPETIKAITVEDAGALVQAAFGDEDVSDEVIKRLYAYSKGSARMLIEGLVAAITQFRGNRELNVALVDAVAKQALCLQSVA, from the coding sequence ATGAGCACCTACCCCGAGCACTACACGCCGGACGACATCGGCCAGATCGAACAGATCAAGGTTTGGTTGTCCGAGCGCGAATACAAACAAGCGGCACTGGCCCGGCTGGCCCGCGTCTCCGCCAGCACCTTGAGCCAGATCCTGGGCGGCAGTTATGCCACCAGCCCCAGCAAGATGCTGGTCAATGTCGCCAATGCGATGAAACACGCCGACGACACTGCCAGCGATGCCTTGGCACCCGTGGAAACCAGCGTGTTCAGGCTGGCGCAAACCGCCTGCCAGATGGCCCGCCGCTACCGCAACTTTGCGGTGCTGAGCGCCTTTGTCGGCACCGGCAAAACCTTTGCGGTCAAGCATTATCAGCGCACCACGCCCAACACGTATTTGATTGAGGCCACACCGACCATGACCGTGCAAAGCCTGATCAAGTTAATGGCCCGCACCGTGGCCGGGTACGAGGGCAAGGGCAGCATCGACGACAAGTTTCAGGCCGTCATCAGCAGCCTGCAAAACACCGACAGCCTGTTGATCGTCGACGAAGCCGACACGCTGACGCCGCATGTGCTGCACACTCTGCGCCGCCTGCGTGACCTGGCCAACATCGGCATCGTGCTGGCCGGTACCGAACACCTGACCGGCCTGATTCGCCCGGCCCACGGCCAGTTCGACCAAATCCGCAGCCGCACCGGCTTTTGGCCGGAAACCATCAAGGCCATCACCGTCGAAGACGCCGGCGCATTGGTACAAGCCGCCTTTGGCGATGAGGACGTGTCCGACGAGGTGATCAAGCGGCTGTATGCCTATAGCAAAGGTTCGGCGCGGATGTTGATCGAGGGACTGGTGGCGGCGATTACCCAGTTTCGCGGCAACCGGGAGTTGAACGTAGCGCTGGTGGATGCGGTGGCTAAACAGGCGTTATGCCTGCAATCGGTAGCGTAG
- a CDS encoding transposase family protein, whose product MATTNPLVQRMNDNSPAVRPTAQVIALRQRDPWKEANDSQRAVATARFDIVNTILDMERNGFSANKAIETLLARAETGALHAYLQNAMKTAAKANRAAPTRSVLFEWLKLVKAGGGRVDLLEQHKGRVVTEQPAWWGPALEYYNQPSQPEMSVVWRQLAEVDGFACTYDQVRNYLSSVPAMLGRHSPARIGRRLYRLTEKAYIRRCTERALPGDVYVADGYMADIYLVNPIDGKFPWRPELTVAMDLRSRFIVGWRADEHEGTTAVQNLWAETFARWNHVPLFLYVDNGSGHKNKLMSDDMTGFYARHNIEVIHAIPGNPHGKGWIERFFVEVKRDFLKAWRPAFYCGDDMSDEARAETLKAVKAGKLQPPTLMEFADAFNAWIARYVQRQHPEDKSVSRAQVWGELSPLPPHADLLEMKRQAVVLTVKRASITHNKRQYGHPDLHAYNHLQVVLEYDLMDNRVAVIRTQDGRWICDAHLINAIDAVDKTRLEERRDKRVVDQAKRIEKKLDELKARAGLVIDADAVASDAQTLLDQTPALPEPEIEIDLFNFD is encoded by the coding sequence ATGGCCACCACCAACCCACTCGTACAAAGGATGAACGATAACAGCCCCGCCGTGCGCCCCACAGCCCAGGTCATCGCGCTACGCCAGCGCGATCCCTGGAAAGAGGCCAACGACAGCCAGCGCGCGGTCGCTACGGCGCGGTTCGATATCGTCAACACTATTCTTGATATGGAGCGCAACGGTTTTAGCGCCAACAAGGCCATCGAAACTTTGCTGGCCCGCGCGGAAACCGGCGCGCTGCATGCCTACCTGCAGAACGCCATGAAAACGGCCGCCAAGGCCAATCGCGCCGCACCGACCCGCAGCGTGTTGTTCGAGTGGCTGAAACTCGTCAAAGCCGGCGGCGGTAGAGTCGATCTGTTGGAGCAACACAAGGGCCGCGTCGTCACCGAACAACCGGCGTGGTGGGGGCCGGCGTTGGAGTATTACAACCAGCCCAGTCAGCCGGAAATGTCCGTGGTCTGGCGGCAACTGGCCGAGGTAGACGGCTTTGCCTGCACCTATGACCAAGTACGCAATTATCTAAGCAGCGTGCCGGCCATGTTGGGCAGGCACAGCCCGGCGAGGATTGGTCGCCGCCTGTATCGCCTGACCGAAAAAGCCTACATCCGCCGCTGCACCGAGCGCGCCTTGCCGGGTGACGTCTACGTGGCCGACGGGTACATGGCCGATATTTATCTGGTCAACCCCATCGACGGCAAATTCCCCTGGCGGCCGGAATTGACCGTGGCGATGGACCTGCGCAGCCGCTTTATTGTGGGCTGGCGGGCCGATGAGCACGAGGGCACCACCGCCGTGCAAAACCTCTGGGCGGAAACCTTCGCCCGCTGGAACCATGTGCCGCTGTTTCTGTATGTGGACAACGGTTCCGGCCATAAAAACAAACTCATGTCCGACGACATGACCGGCTTTTACGCCCGCCACAACATCGAAGTCATCCACGCCATACCCGGCAACCCGCACGGCAAAGGCTGGATCGAACGATTTTTCGTGGAAGTGAAACGGGACTTTTTAAAAGCCTGGCGGCCGGCGTTTTACTGCGGCGACGACATGAGCGACGAAGCCCGCGCCGAAACCCTTAAGGCCGTCAAAGCCGGCAAGTTGCAACCGCCCACCTTGATGGAATTTGCCGACGCCTTTAACGCCTGGATCGCCCGCTACGTACAACGCCAGCATCCGGAAGATAAAAGCGTCAGCCGCGCCCAGGTGTGGGGCGAATTGTCACCGCTGCCGCCGCATGCCGACCTGCTGGAAATGAAGCGGCAGGCGGTGGTGTTGACGGTCAAGCGGGCCAGCATCACTCACAACAAACGCCAATACGGCCATCCGGACCTGCATGCCTACAACCACCTGCAAGTGGTACTGGAGTACGACCTGATGGACAACCGCGTCGCCGTCATCCGCACCCAAGACGGCCGCTGGATCTGCGATGCGCATTTAATCAATGCCATCGACGCGGTCGACAAAACCCGTCTGGAAGAGCGCCGCGACAAGCGGGTGGTGGATCAAGCCAAGCGCATCGAGAAAAAGCTGGACGAACTGAAAGCCCGCGCAGGCCTGGTCATCGACGCCGACGCCGTCGCCAGCGATGCACAAACCCTGTTAGACCAAACCCCGGCGCTGCCGGAACCCGAGATTGAGATTGATCTTTTTAACTTTGACTGA
- a CDS encoding helix-turn-helix domain-containing protein translates to MSAAVDRDAALHALRKQGSTLKQWAKDQGYGYRNASNVIRGTSRAHFGEGREIAEKLNKLIKEAENV, encoded by the coding sequence ATGTCAGCAGCAGTCGATAGAGACGCAGCGCTTCATGCGCTGCGAAAACAAGGTAGCACTCTCAAGCAATGGGCAAAAGACCAGGGTTACGGCTACCGCAACGCATCCAACGTAATTCGCGGCACCAGCCGCGCGCACTTTGGCGAGGGCCGCGAGATTGCGGAGAAGTTAAACAAGTTGATCAAGGAGGCAGAGAATGTCTGA
- a CDS encoding helix-turn-helix domain-containing protein — MSSFLGVHMSTFGDRLKEERERLRMTQTGLGELGGVRKQAQLHYEKNERFPDSNYLTAVATAGVDVVYVLTGMRAQNAAITPAEVALLDNYRNSTVDVQIGVGRLLAETGRAVERAEKVQYLPPAGGLVIGNHLNAVHGELLGPED, encoded by the coding sequence TTGTCAAGCTTTTTAGGTGTGCATATGAGTACTTTTGGTGATCGATTGAAAGAGGAGCGGGAACGGTTACGGATGACTCAAACAGGACTGGGCGAATTGGGCGGCGTGCGTAAGCAGGCGCAATTGCATTATGAAAAAAATGAGCGCTTTCCAGATTCGAACTATCTGACGGCTGTAGCAACAGCGGGCGTGGATGTGGTCTATGTGTTGACCGGCATGCGGGCGCAAAACGCCGCCATCACACCCGCGGAAGTGGCGTTGCTGGATAACTATCGAAACAGCACTGTCGATGTGCAGATTGGTGTGGGTCGACTATTAGCGGAAACCGGTCGGGCCGTTGAACGGGCTGAGAAGGTGCAGTATTTGCCACCAGCAGGCGGTTTGGTCATAGGAAATCACTTGAATGCCGTGCATGGTGAGCTGCTTGGCCCGGAAGATTGA
- a CDS encoding single-stranded DNA-binding protein yields the protein MLNKAQLIGRLGGDPDVRYLPNGTPTASITLATTRRWKGRNTHERKEETEWHRIVFFAGLAKVVIEYVKKGQQIYVEGRLKTRKWQDRDGVERYTTEIIASEMHMLTSKSNGTGPAATNVPAGDDYDDDLPY from the coding sequence ATGCTAAACAAAGCCCAACTCATTGGCCGTTTGGGCGGCGACCCGGATGTGCGCTATCTGCCCAACGGCACACCCACCGCCAGCATTACCTTAGCCACCACTCGCCGCTGGAAAGGCCGCAACACCCACGAGCGCAAGGAAGAAACCGAGTGGCACCGCATCGTGTTCTTTGCCGGCCTAGCCAAAGTGGTGATTGAATACGTCAAAAAAGGCCAGCAAATCTATGTGGAAGGCCGTTTAAAGACGCGCAAATGGCAAGACAGAGACGGCGTGGAACGCTACACCACGGAGATTATCGCCAGTGAGATGCACATGCTAACGAGTAAAAGCAACGGAACCGGGCCTGCGGCAACGAATGTCCCGGCGGGTGATGATTATGACGATGATTTGCCGTATTAG
- a CDS encoding DUF2786 domain-containing protein: MTAAELKKIADKIAKCLALAASDNPAEAEAAKRQADALMKKYNLTSGDVAAAAVHEETSDTKSVHRPPVYLSQLAGVIADAFGCAAVNSIGINNAFFKRNTVIRFMGVGIKPELAAYTFDVLSRTLKRDRTKYAESLRKNLKRATKIRRADLFCQAWVTGIARQVEEFAGTEQERAAIAAYKQATFGDRLKSDDRSGASSKHGHDWKAQAAGLDAAKDVSLHKPVQAKRGALLGVGH, translated from the coding sequence GTGACCGCTGCCGAACTGAAAAAGATTGCCGACAAAATAGCCAAGTGTCTGGCCTTGGCAGCCAGCGACAACCCGGCGGAAGCCGAAGCCGCCAAGCGCCAGGCCGATGCGTTGATGAAGAAGTACAACCTCACCAGCGGAGATGTGGCGGCGGCTGCGGTGCATGAAGAAACCAGCGACACCAAGTCGGTGCATCGACCGCCGGTTTATCTCAGTCAATTGGCCGGCGTGATTGCCGATGCATTTGGTTGCGCCGCGGTTAATTCGATTGGGATCAATAACGCCTTTTTCAAACGCAATACGGTCATCCGTTTTATGGGCGTCGGCATCAAGCCGGAGCTGGCTGCCTACACCTTCGACGTGCTAAGCCGCACTCTCAAACGCGACCGCACGAAGTACGCGGAATCGTTACGAAAAAACCTGAAACGCGCGACCAAAATCCGCCGTGCCGATTTGTTTTGCCAAGCATGGGTAACGGGCATCGCTCGCCAGGTGGAGGAATTCGCCGGCACCGAGCAAGAGCGCGCTGCCATCGCCGCTTACAAACAGGCTACCTTTGGCGATCGATTGAAATCGGACGACCGATCTGGCGCATCCTCCAAACATGGTCACGACTGGAAAGCCCAAGCGGCCGGTTTGGATGCCGCCAAGGATGTCTCGCTGCATAAGCCCGTGCAAGCCAAGCGCGGGGCATTGTTGGGAGTGGGACATTGA
- a CDS encoding glycoside hydrolase family 24 protein codes for MNANRKAFLDMIAHSEGTSTCKATRHNGYDVIVGGTVFTDFSDHPRKLVQLNTRLKSTAAGRYQLLMRYWDVYKKQLKLPDFSPASQDAVAIQQIREQKALADVDAGRFEVAVAKCANIWASFPGAGYGQHENTLAALQKAYVEAGGVVA; via the coding sequence ATGAATGCCAATCGCAAAGCGTTTTTGGACATGATTGCCCATTCCGAGGGTACCAGCACCTGTAAGGCCACGCGGCACAATGGTTACGATGTGATTGTGGGCGGTACGGTATTTACGGATTTTTCCGACCATCCGCGTAAGTTGGTGCAACTCAATACCCGCCTCAAATCCACCGCTGCCGGGCGTTATCAGCTTTTGATGCGCTATTGGGATGTTTACAAAAAACAGCTAAAGCTTCCGGATTTTTCGCCGGCCTCACAAGACGCGGTTGCCATTCAGCAGATCAGGGAGCAAAAAGCCCTGGCGGATGTGGATGCCGGCCGGTTTGAGGTGGCGGTGGCCAAGTGCGCCAACATCTGGGCCAGCTTTCCGGGCGCCGGTTATGGCCAGCATGAAAATACGTTGGCGGCATTGCAGAAGGCTTATGTTGAGGCTGGCGGGGTGGTGGCATGA
- a CDS encoding DUF4406 domain-containing protein — MSRLYLAGPMTGIADFNYPLFNTTAAKLRAKGFVVENPAENPAPANNDWHLYMRMSIRQMLTCDMVVLLPGWSGSRGAAIEHEVATQLGMPTRMVDDLLQEAV, encoded by the coding sequence ATGAGCAGACTCTATCTCGCCGGCCCGATGACCGGTATCGCCGACTTTAATTACCCGCTGTTTAATACCACGGCTGCCAAATTGCGCGCCAAAGGTTTTGTAGTCGAAAACCCGGCGGAAAATCCGGCGCCAGCCAATAACGATTGGCATTTGTATATGCGCATGTCGATTCGGCAAATGCTGACCTGCGACATGGTGGTATTGCTGCCGGGTTGGTCCGGCTCACGCGGCGCGGCCATCGAACATGAGGTGGCCACGCAGCTGGGCATGCCGACTCGTATGGTCGACGATTTATTACAGGAGGCCGTATGA
- a CDS encoding DUF1804 family protein gives MAHTPETRANVRRMYVEGMALTAAAACGNVSYDTAREWKRLGKERGDDWDTARAAYRISEQGIDELNKNMIEDFARLVLTTTRELDNSTIPAHEKAGVLSQLADAHAKFAKAFSRINPQFSGLSVALDTLKTVVDLLQKRDPQALRALQPHIDEIGAVLGKRYG, from the coding sequence GTGGCGCACACTCCTGAAACACGGGCCAACGTCCGCCGCATGTATGTCGAAGGCATGGCGCTAACCGCCGCCGCTGCTTGCGGCAATGTCAGCTACGACACGGCACGCGAGTGGAAGCGGCTGGGCAAGGAGCGCGGCGACGATTGGGACACCGCACGGGCGGCGTATCGAATCAGCGAGCAAGGCATCGACGAGTTGAACAAGAACATGATCGAAGATTTTGCCCGGTTGGTGTTGACCACGACGCGCGAGCTGGACAACTCGACCATTCCCGCCCACGAAAAAGCCGGCGTGCTGTCGCAGCTGGCCGACGCCCATGCCAAGTTCGCCAAGGCCTTTTCGCGCATCAATCCGCAGTTTAGCGGGCTGAGCGTGGCGCTGGATACGTTGAAAACCGTGGTCGATTTGTTGCAAAAGCGCGATCCACAGGCGCTAAGGGCCTTGCAGCCGCATATTGATGAGATTGGGGCGGTGTTGGGGAAGCGGTATGGGTAA